Proteins encoded by one window of Collimonas fungivorans:
- a CDS encoding LysR substrate-binding domain-containing protein, whose amino-acid sequence MTAMQDLNDLYFFANVVQEGGFTAAGRSLGIPKSRLSRRISDLETRLGARLLQRNTRGIALTDLGNRYYQHCQVVIAAAEAAELAVTSSLAEPSGTVRVSCVVAIAQTEVAFALPAFLERYPKVNIDLLFTNRRINLLEEGVDVAVRVRATDDEDPNLATRRLRSASGVLVATPELLARYGVLNHPRELTKLPFLGAVERDRRVHQLLDGPGDERYELVTEARLAVEDFPLRKRAALRHLGLTMLPTEYCSEDLAQGRLVHVLPGWTTPAGHVQVVYPTQRGLLPAVRVFVDFLIEHLSKVQLPADQPEMTQKIVHKIA is encoded by the coding sequence ATGACTGCCATGCAAGACTTGAACGACCTGTATTTCTTCGCCAACGTAGTGCAGGAAGGCGGTTTCACGGCCGCCGGCCGCAGCCTGGGCATCCCCAAGTCGCGTCTTTCACGGCGCATATCGGACCTGGAAACCCGCCTTGGCGCGCGCTTGCTACAGCGCAATACACGCGGCATCGCCCTGACTGACCTCGGCAATCGCTATTACCAGCATTGCCAGGTGGTGATTGCCGCCGCCGAGGCGGCGGAGCTGGCGGTGACCAGTTCGCTGGCGGAACCGAGCGGCACGGTAAGGGTCAGCTGCGTGGTGGCGATTGCGCAGACGGAAGTGGCGTTCGCGCTGCCGGCTTTCCTCGAGCGCTATCCGAAAGTGAATATCGACCTGCTGTTCACCAACCGCCGCATCAACCTGCTGGAAGAAGGGGTGGATGTCGCGGTGCGGGTGCGCGCCACCGACGATGAAGATCCCAACCTGGCGACGCGGCGTTTGCGCTCCGCCTCCGGCGTGCTGGTGGCGACGCCCGAGCTGCTGGCTAGGTATGGCGTGCTTAACCATCCGCGCGAACTGACAAAACTGCCCTTCCTCGGCGCGGTTGAACGCGATCGCCGCGTCCACCAGCTGCTCGACGGACCCGGCGATGAACGCTATGAACTGGTCACGGAAGCGCGCCTGGCTGTAGAGGATTTTCCCTTGCGCAAACGGGCGGCGCTGCGGCACCTCGGCCTGACCATGCTCCCTACCGAGTATTGCAGCGAAGACCTGGCGCAAGGCCGGCTGGTCCATGTGCTGCCAGGCTGGACCACGCCGGCCGGCCATGTGCAAGTGGTGTACCCGACCCAGCGCGGCTTGTTGCCGGCAGTGCGGGTATTCGTCGATTTTCTGATTGAACATCTGAGCAAGGTGCAGCTTCCTGCTGACCAGCCGGAAATGACGCAAAAAATCGTGCACAAAATCGCTTAA
- a CDS encoding FMN-dependent NADH-azoreductase, which produces MKLLQLDSSILGDASASRQLTREVVATLQAADPDLELTYRDLSKDVTAHLSGATFAAKGTPAEKRNLAQKLEVDLSEAILNEFMASDVIVLGAPMYNFSVPTQLKAWIDQISVAGVTFRYTEKGPEGLATGKRVVIVSTAGGKHAGGPTGIAHEDYLKLVFGFLGITDIEVVRADGLAYSPEVKEASFAAARARISDLTSAVAMA; this is translated from the coding sequence ATGAAACTCTTACAACTCGACTCCAGCATCCTCGGCGATGCTTCGGCTTCGCGCCAACTGACCCGTGAAGTGGTGGCTACGCTGCAAGCCGCCGATCCGGACCTTGAACTGACTTACCGCGACCTCAGCAAAGACGTTACCGCCCATTTGAGCGGCGCCACCTTCGCCGCCAAAGGCACGCCTGCGGAAAAACGCAATCTGGCGCAAAAACTGGAAGTGGATCTCAGCGAAGCGATCCTCAATGAATTCATGGCATCCGACGTGATCGTGCTCGGCGCGCCGATGTACAACTTCAGCGTGCCGACCCAGCTCAAGGCATGGATCGACCAGATCAGCGTCGCCGGCGTGACTTTCCGTTATACGGAAAAAGGCCCGGAAGGCCTGGCCACAGGCAAGCGCGTCGTGATCGTGTCGACTGCAGGCGGCAAGCATGCCGGCGGCCCTACCGGCATCGCTCATGAAGACTACCTGAAACTGGTGTTCGGCTTCCTCGGGATTACCGATATCGAAGTGGTTCGTGCCGACGGCCTGGCCTACAGTCCGGAAGTGAAAGAAGCCAGCTTCGCGGCAGCGCGTGCGCGTATCAGCGACCTGACCAGCGCCGTGGCAATGGCCTGA
- the leuA gene encoding 2-isopropylmalate synthase: protein MMLHNPAVKYRPFPPIPLSDRTWPNQIISAPPIWMSTDLRDGNQALIEPMDADRKLRFFKLLVKIGLKEIEVGFPSGSQTDFDFVRKLIEENHIPDDVTIIVLTQSREDLIRRTVDSLQNAKQAIVHLYNPIAPAWRRIVFDKSRDEVKEIAVSGTRLIKELTDARPETQWRYEYSPETFSMAELDFSKEVCDAVVDAWHASPTRKVILNLPTTVECSTPNVFADQIEWMHRNLARRDAAIISVHPHNDRGTGVAAAELAVMAGADRVEGCLFGNGERTGNVDLVTLALNLYTQGVNPGLDFSDIDEVRQCVEDCNQIPVHPRHPYVGDLVFTAFSGSHQDAIKKGFAAQKADAIWEIPYLPIDPADLGRSYDAVIRVNSQSGKGGMAYLLEQEYGLAMPRRLQIEFSRAIQKAADATGKEIAASDIYNIFKQEYLDKQTPYVYRGHRMSEDSSQAQPVKIEIDIVRDGQAHTSSGHGNGPIDAFVNALGLDIKLMDFHEHAISAGADAQAASYIELRLNDAPTGFGVGIDANTLTASFKAILSAVNRQIEIAGNAANQEIAGSAAAA from the coding sequence ATGATGTTGCACAACCCTGCTGTCAAATATCGCCCGTTCCCGCCGATTCCATTGAGTGACCGCACCTGGCCCAACCAGATCATCAGCGCTCCGCCGATCTGGATGAGCACCGACCTGCGCGACGGCAACCAAGCCTTGATCGAACCGATGGATGCCGATCGCAAGCTGCGCTTCTTCAAGTTGCTGGTGAAGATTGGCCTCAAGGAAATCGAAGTCGGTTTCCCTTCCGGTTCGCAAACCGACTTCGATTTCGTGCGCAAGCTGATCGAAGAAAACCATATACCCGACGACGTCACCATCATCGTCTTGACCCAGTCGCGCGAAGACCTGATCCGCCGCACCGTCGATTCGCTGCAGAATGCCAAACAAGCCATTGTCCACCTGTACAACCCGATCGCGCCTGCCTGGCGCCGCATCGTGTTCGACAAGAGCCGCGATGAAGTCAAGGAAATCGCCGTGTCCGGCACGCGCCTGATCAAGGAACTGACCGACGCCCGTCCGGAAACCCAATGGCGCTACGAATATTCGCCGGAAACCTTCAGCATGGCCGAGCTGGATTTTTCGAAAGAAGTCTGCGACGCCGTGGTCGATGCCTGGCACGCCAGCCCCACCCGCAAAGTGATCCTCAACTTGCCCACCACAGTCGAATGCAGTACGCCGAACGTATTCGCCGACCAGATCGAATGGATGCACCGCAACCTGGCCCGGCGCGACGCGGCCATCATCAGCGTCCATCCGCATAACGACCGCGGCACCGGCGTCGCCGCCGCCGAACTGGCCGTGATGGCCGGCGCCGATCGGGTTGAAGGCTGCCTGTTCGGCAACGGCGAACGCACCGGCAATGTCGACCTGGTGACCCTGGCCTTGAACTTGTACACCCAGGGCGTCAACCCGGGTCTCGATTTTTCCGACATCGACGAAGTGCGCCAGTGCGTCGAAGACTGCAATCAGATTCCGGTTCATCCGCGCCATCCATATGTCGGCGACCTGGTGTTCACTGCCTTCTCCGGTTCGCACCAGGATGCGATCAAGAAAGGCTTCGCCGCGCAAAAAGCCGACGCCATCTGGGAAATCCCTTACCTGCCTATCGATCCTGCCGATCTTGGCCGCAGCTACGATGCCGTGATCCGGGTCAACAGCCAGTCCGGCAAAGGCGGCATGGCTTACCTGCTGGAACAGGAATACGGCCTGGCCATGCCACGGCGCCTGCAGATCGAGTTCAGCCGCGCGATCCAGAAAGCAGCCGACGCCACCGGCAAGGAAATCGCCGCCAGCGACATCTACAACATCTTCAAGCAAGAGTATCTGGACAAGCAAACGCCATATGTCTATCGCGGCCACCGCATGAGCGAAGATTCGAGCCAGGCGCAGCCGGTGAAGATCGAAATCGACATCGTCCGCGACGGCCAGGCGCACACCAGCAGCGGCCATGGCAACGGCCCGATCGACGCCTTCGTCAACGCGCTGGGACTGGACATCAAGCTAATGGATTTCCATGAGCACGCGATCAGCGCCGGCGCCGATGCGCAAGCCGCCAGCTACATCGAACTGCGCCTCAACGACGCTCCTACCGGTTTCGGCGTCGGCATCGACGCCAATACCTTGACGGCATCGTTCAAGGCTATCCTGAGCGCAGTCAACCGCCAGATCGAAATCGCCGGCAACGCCGCCAACCAGGAAATCGCGGGCAGCGCAGCCGCAGCCTAG
- a CDS encoding DUF3096 domain-containing protein: MITSLHLTPIVSLIAGVLILAIPRLLNYIIALYLIVIGLIGLFGR, translated from the coding sequence ATGATTACCAGCCTGCACCTGACCCCTATCGTTTCGCTGATCGCCGGGGTATTGATACTGGCGATTCCGCGTCTCTTGAACTACATCATCGCCCTGTACCTGATCGTCATCGGCCTGATCGGCCTGTTTGGCCGCTAA
- a CDS encoding GNAT family N-acetyltransferase, with translation MPALEFRSATTADLPFLIALRHATMSEHLARVNAARDEASQLARVLVQFEHARIVSVGGQDAGLLKAYREQNQWYIAQIQIAPQFQGQGLGRTIIEKVLEQASREQLPTALKVLTGNPARRLYEALGFKEISQEDAEHLMLCPPWPERLSPAG, from the coding sequence ATGCCAGCCTTGGAATTCAGAAGCGCCACCACGGCCGACCTGCCTTTCCTGATTGCCCTGCGCCATGCGACCATGAGCGAACACCTGGCGCGCGTTAACGCTGCGCGCGATGAGGCATCGCAGCTGGCTCGCGTACTGGTCCAGTTCGAACATGCACGGATCGTCTCCGTCGGCGGCCAGGATGCCGGCTTGCTGAAAGCTTACCGCGAGCAAAACCAGTGGTATATCGCGCAAATCCAGATCGCGCCGCAATTCCAGGGACAAGGCCTGGGCCGAACCATCATCGAGAAGGTGCTGGAGCAAGCCAGCCGTGAGCAATTGCCGACGGCGCTCAAGGTATTGACCGGCAATCCGGCAAGGCGCCTGTACGAAGCGCTCGGCTTCAAGGAGATCAGCCAGGAGGACGCCGAACACCTGATGCTCTGCCCGCCCTGGCCAGAGCGGCTTTCCCCGGCTGGTTGA
- a CDS encoding MFS transporter, whose protein sequence is MSDNSNAPASSAFEAATYAKVTWRLLPMLFLCYVASYLDRVNVGFAKLQMLNDLKFSETVYGLGAGIFFIGYFIFEIPSNMILHRVGARLWIARIMITWGIVSGAMIFVDSPATFYVMRFLLGVAEAGFFPGVILYLTYWYPAHRRGKMTALFMTGVPISGVIGGPLSGWIMKAMPGVHGLAGWQWMFILEAIPSLLLGVVVIFYLQDRIRGAGWLSEAEKQLLESQIHAESSQKPEATLGQMFANPRVWLMALIYFCFVMGLYGVSFWLPTIIKATGVTDTFNIGLLTAIPYASAAVAMILIGHSADSRRERRWHVAIPALLGSIGLILSTVYDHNTLLAMSALTLATIGIITVLPLFWSLPTAFLGGAAAAAGIALINSLGNLAGFVSPYLVGWLKDQTQSTNSGMFVLAASLVLGALLTLSVPKHLVNK, encoded by the coding sequence ATGTCAGATAATTCAAACGCGCCAGCCAGCAGTGCATTCGAAGCCGCTACCTACGCCAAGGTCACCTGGCGCCTGCTGCCCATGCTGTTCCTTTGTTATGTCGCCTCCTACCTGGACCGCGTGAATGTCGGCTTCGCCAAGCTGCAGATGCTCAACGACCTGAAATTCAGCGAAACCGTCTACGGCCTGGGCGCGGGGATTTTTTTCATCGGCTACTTCATCTTTGAAATACCCAGCAACATGATCTTGCACCGGGTCGGCGCCCGGCTCTGGATCGCCCGCATCATGATCACCTGGGGCATCGTTTCCGGCGCCATGATTTTTGTCGACAGCCCGGCCACGTTTTACGTGATGCGCTTCCTGCTGGGCGTGGCCGAAGCCGGCTTTTTCCCGGGCGTGATCCTGTACCTGACCTACTGGTATCCGGCCCACAGGCGCGGCAAGATGACGGCGCTGTTCATGACCGGCGTGCCGATCTCGGGCGTGATCGGCGGGCCTTTATCCGGCTGGATAATGAAAGCCATGCCTGGCGTGCACGGCCTGGCAGGCTGGCAATGGATGTTTATCCTGGAAGCGATTCCCTCCTTGCTGCTGGGCGTGGTCGTGATCTTTTACCTGCAAGACCGGATCCGCGGCGCCGGCTGGCTGAGCGAAGCGGAAAAGCAATTGCTGGAATCGCAGATACACGCCGAAAGCAGCCAGAAACCGGAAGCTACGCTCGGCCAGATGTTCGCCAACCCGCGCGTGTGGCTGATGGCGCTGATCTACTTCTGTTTCGTCATGGGCCTGTACGGCGTCAGCTTCTGGCTGCCGACCATCATCAAGGCTACCGGCGTCACCGACACCTTCAACATCGGCCTGCTGACCGCGATTCCCTACGCCAGCGCCGCTGTCGCCATGATCCTGATCGGCCACAGCGCCGACAGCCGGCGCGAACGCCGCTGGCATGTGGCGATCCCGGCGCTGCTCGGCAGCATCGGCCTGATCCTCAGCACGGTATACGACCACAATACCCTGCTGGCGATGTCGGCGCTGACCCTGGCGACCATCGGCATCATTACCGTGCTGCCGCTGTTCTGGAGCTTGCCGACGGCGTTCCTTGGCGGCGCCGCGGCGGCGGCCGGGATTGCGCTGATCAATTCGCTAGGCAACCTGGCCGGTTTCGTCAGCCCCTACCTGGTCGGCTGGCTGAAAGACCAGACCCAGAGCACCAACAGCGGTATGTTCGTGCTGGCGGCATCACTGGTGCTGGGCGCCCTGCTGACGCTATCGGTGCCCAAGCACCTGGTGAACAAATAA
- a CDS encoding LysR substrate-binding domain-containing protein has translation MELRQLRYFVAIVDHGSLSRAARVLHIAQPALTQQIKQLEDELAAQLLHRSAQGVIATDAGKIFYEHAQAILKQVTDARSAVAQSTDKPAGTVALGIPQSASGILALPLLTAMRARYPDISLQLTEELTGNLIEQLKTGRINLAILFDDGQLTAFATTPLVEEEMMFITRSGSQYAGKRRSITFARAAKARLILPGMQHGVRPRIESVARAAGLTLDNVVEISSVTIMKSAILADIGATILPVAPLLPEIKRGEMSAYSISGEKLSRTLTLCASKNIPLTTAAAAVERLVLEVTDELCRSGQWLHAKILARP, from the coding sequence ATGGAGTTGCGTCAACTGCGCTATTTTGTCGCCATCGTCGACCATGGTTCGCTGTCGCGCGCTGCGCGAGTCTTGCATATCGCCCAGCCGGCCCTGACGCAACAGATCAAGCAGCTGGAGGATGAGCTGGCGGCGCAGCTGCTGCATCGCTCGGCGCAGGGGGTGATCGCCACCGACGCCGGCAAGATTTTCTATGAACATGCGCAGGCGATCCTGAAGCAGGTGACCGACGCCAGATCGGCCGTGGCCCAGTCCACCGACAAGCCGGCCGGCACGGTCGCCCTCGGCATCCCGCAAAGCGCTTCCGGCATCCTGGCCTTGCCTTTGCTGACGGCGATGCGCGCCCGCTATCCGGATATTTCGCTGCAATTGACCGAGGAACTGACCGGCAACCTGATCGAGCAGTTGAAGACCGGCCGCATCAACCTGGCGATACTGTTCGACGATGGCCAGCTGACTGCGTTCGCCACCACGCCGCTGGTGGAAGAGGAGATGATGTTCATCACGCGCAGCGGTTCCCAGTATGCGGGCAAGCGCCGCTCGATAACCTTCGCGCGCGCCGCCAAGGCCAGGCTGATATTGCCCGGCATGCAGCACGGCGTGCGGCCGCGCATCGAAAGCGTGGCCCGTGCCGCCGGCCTGACGCTCGATAACGTGGTGGAAATCAGTTCGGTGACGATCATGAAATCAGCCATCCTGGCCGATATCGGCGCCACCATCCTGCCGGTGGCGCCGCTGCTGCCGGAAATCAAGCGCGGCGAGATGAGCGCTTACTCCATCAGCGGCGAAAAGCTGTCGCGCACGCTGACGTTATGCGCGTCGAAGAATATTCCGTTGACCACGGCGGCAGCGGCGGTAGAACGGCTGGTGCTGGAGGTGACCGACGAATTGTGCCGCAGCGGACAATGGCTGCATGCGAAGATTCTGGCGCGGCCGTGA
- a CDS encoding carboxymuconolactone decarboxylase family protein — protein sequence MEQSTYERGLQRLKEVDDIAGEKVIDSLADISPDLGRYVIEFGFGEIYSRPGLSLQQRELATVAALTAMGTAQPQLKVHLAAALNVGLSRLEITETIMQMALYAGFPAALNGMFAAKEVFAEHDELARRQENTR from the coding sequence ATGGAACAAAGCACTTATGAAAGAGGTTTGCAACGTTTGAAGGAAGTCGACGACATCGCCGGCGAAAAGGTAATCGACAGCCTGGCCGATATTTCTCCCGATCTCGGGCGCTACGTCATCGAATTCGGTTTCGGCGAAATTTATTCCCGCCCCGGCCTCAGCCTGCAGCAGCGCGAACTGGCGACGGTGGCTGCGCTCACCGCAATGGGCACGGCCCAGCCGCAATTGAAGGTGCATCTGGCGGCGGCCCTAAACGTTGGCCTGTCGCGCCTGGAAATCACCGAAACGATCATGCAGATGGCGCTGTATGCCGGCTTTCCTGCGGCATTGAACGGCATGTTTGCGGCAAAAGAGGTATTTGCCGAACACGACGAACTGGCCCGGCGCCAGGAAAACACACGCTGA
- a CDS encoding MerR family transcriptional regulator — protein sequence MATSITIQQAATATGLSIHTLRYYEKIGLIDPVPRQSNQHRLYRQEDLNWIAFLLRLRATGMSIQQMLRYAELRRLGDRLGSVSERKALLEQHTVALEAELLELQETLGMLRDKVALYARMEQQLQADHHE from the coding sequence ATGGCCACTTCCATCACGATCCAGCAAGCTGCGACAGCCACCGGGCTCAGCATCCACACTTTGCGCTATTACGAAAAGATAGGTTTGATCGATCCTGTCCCGAGGCAAAGCAACCAGCATCGCCTGTACCGCCAGGAAGACCTGAACTGGATTGCATTCCTGCTCAGGCTGCGCGCTACCGGCATGTCGATACAACAGATGCTGCGTTATGCCGAATTGCGCAGGCTGGGGGACCGCCTTGGCAGTGTGTCAGAACGCAAGGCATTGCTGGAGCAGCATACGGTTGCGCTGGAAGCTGAACTGCTGGAGCTGCAGGAAACACTCGGCATGCTGCGCGACAAGGTCGCGTTGTATGCCCGCATGGAACAGCAGCTGCAGGCCGACCACCACGAATGA